The proteins below come from a single Eptesicus fuscus isolate TK198812 chromosome 5, DD_ASM_mEF_20220401, whole genome shotgun sequence genomic window:
- the LOC129149010 gene encoding 40S ribosomal protein S18 produces the protein MSLVIPEKFQHILRVLNTNIDGRRKIAFAITAIKGVGRRYAHVVLRKADIDLTKRAGELTEDEVERVITIMQNPRQYKIPDWFLNRQKDVKDGKYSQVLANGLDNKLREDLERLKKIRAHRGLRHFWGLRVRGQHTKTTGRRGRTVGVSKKK, from the coding sequence ATGTCTCTAGTGATTCCTGAGAAGTTCCAGCACATTTTGCGAGTACTCAACACCAATATCGATGGGCGGCGGAAAATAGCCTTTGCCATCACTGCAATTAAGGGTGTAGGGCGAAGATATGCTCACGTGGTGTTGAGGAAAGCAGACATCGACCTCACCAAGAGGGCAGGAGAGCTCACTGAGGACGAGGTGGAACGTGTGATCACCATTATGCAGAACCCACGCCAGTACAAGATTCCAGACTGGTTCTTGAACAGACAGAAGGATGTGAAAGACGGGAAATACAGCCAGGTCCTGGCCAACGGTCTGGACAACAAGCTTCGTGAAGACCTGGAGCGGCTGAAGAAGATTCGGGCCCACAGAGGGCTGCGCCACTTCTGGGGTCTTCGTGTTCGAGGCCAGCACACCAAGACCACAGGCCGCCGGGGTCGCACTGTGGGTGTGTCCAAGAAGAAATGA